In Paralcaligenes sp. KSB-10, the following are encoded in one genomic region:
- a CDS encoding helix-turn-helix transcriptional regulator: MNAYGGLTMNDLSKLKSRLLANPEARAEYDKQAPEFAIARELIAARTRAGLTQGEIAERMHTTQSTVARLESGRTMPSLRTLSRYAEATGSRAVIKLEKTVV, from the coding sequence ATGAACGCCTACGGAGGCTTAACGATGAATGATTTATCTAAATTGAAAAGCCGCTTGCTGGCTAACCCGGAAGCCCGCGCTGAATACGATAAACAAGCGCCCGAGTTTGCCATTGCCCGCGAATTGATAGCAGCGCGTACACGCGCTGGACTGACGCAAGGCGAGATTGCCGAAAGGATGCACACAACGCAATCGACGGTTGCCCGGCTGGAAAGTGGCCGAACAATGCCGTCTTTACGCACGCTTTCACGCTATGCCGAGGCTACAGGCAGCCGTGCCGTTATCAAACTTGAGAAAACTGTTGTCTGA
- a CDS encoding type II toxin-antitoxin system RelE/ParE family toxin, producing the protein MIWQVKLLQAAENELLALPADIRARFLHIAELLTEFGPQQVGMPHVRPLEGKLWEIRMTGRDGIARAIYVARAGRMLTVLHVFSKKTQKTPRKAMDIAHERLRRLNDE; encoded by the coding sequence ATGATATGGCAGGTAAAGCTATTGCAGGCCGCAGAAAACGAACTACTGGCATTGCCGGCCGATATACGTGCCCGATTTCTGCATATTGCCGAGCTGCTGACTGAGTTCGGCCCGCAGCAAGTGGGTATGCCACATGTTCGCCCGCTGGAGGGCAAGTTATGGGAAATACGCATGACAGGCCGTGACGGTATAGCCCGTGCAATCTATGTAGCCCGAGCCGGTCGGATGCTAACGGTGCTTCATGTGTTTAGCAAGAAAACACAGAAAACCCCACGCAAGGCTATGGATATAGCCCATGAACGCCTACGGAGGCTTAACGATGAATGA
- a CDS encoding alpha-2-macroglobulin, which translates to MIGIRTLALGLFLLASGAWGAQIAQLSPQGQVARIESVKATFDVPVIEFGNAQAAPPLDVVCDDVAVKGSGRWVDGRHWTYVFTTAPGPGVHCSAQVRPAFRTLAGQALSGKTLFAFQTGGPIVADSRPYDSTIDEDQAFVLHFNGAVAPESLLASTSCLVEGLGEAVPVRLITGDARKAILKASYFPEKAAGDAAIQVLQCKRRLPANAKMQLKVGPGVKTLSGVASLKAETLDYTVREPFKATFSCQRENAKAACTPVLPIRLDFNAPISYDDAQKIRLKTPSGERAPSMEKGAERTALVNQVQFDGPLPELADLSIIVPVGLKDDAGRALANADQFPLSTRTAAFPPLVKFAAAPFGVIERFANQPDGGSEADYPASVPLTVRNVEAALPGKELSVSTGKVRDYTPQDDVDVLHWFARIRRFHENTWTPRQIKAIMADKKPGSDKGQSINTREISVLDTQAAARQLKLPGATKDDPRPFEVIGIPVEPGFHVIEIESARLGNALIEPKKPMFVRTSVLVTNLGVHLKRGRDDVLAWVTTLDEGKVVPDAAIAVLSCSGQLLATGKTNAQGIWHYPKALASPESCADTGLSGIFVSARIPASHPLARHKADFAFVFSGWDQGIESWRFNVPTDTSPWLSVVAHTVFDRTLLRAGETVSMKHFIRNQTRHGLAVPNPDKLPNTLVIEHQGSDQRYEQSLVWSSTSSGGLSAASQFAIPATAKLGNYSVTLVRRHAHAAEAGDDRPDDMPSSGQDSSLYGGDFRVEAFKLPVLTGSLKISSQAGSGALVAPKALNADVQIAYVSGGAAGQLPVSLSGVARDKSVRFDGYEDYSFEEPKAGDANRDEGTDEMEAESPSASDDAQSLFMNKKSIVLDAQGGGRLAIDSLPEFKRAQDLLFEASFADPNGEIQTLSQTVPVWPASVLAGIHSESWVQMGQPTAVRGVALSPAGQPQANVAMTVSAVRSTTYSIRKRMVGGFYSYDSHVETRDLGTVCQGKTDDKGLLECSVDLKEAGSIQLVASVADAQGHVSRAASTIWVVGSADLWFGGQNDDRIDVIPEKKAYKPGETARFQVRMPFREATALVAVEREGVLATQVVTLSGVDPSVSVPIKPEWGPNVYVSVLVLRGRLREVPWYSFFTWGWQQPRVWYSAYTGKGRESYAAPTALVDLSKPAFRYGLAEIQVSDTQDQLIVKVSADKSTYQVRGKAKVTVQVSLPDGKPAANGQVAFAAVDQALLELLPNSSWDLLGAMRQRRSYGVETSTAQMQIVGRRHYGRKALPAGGGGGKSPTRELLDTLLLWQPLVQLDQDGKAQLTVPLNDSISRFKLVAIADYGAGRFGTGSTSVATTQDLQLISGLPALVRSGDRYQATVTVRNTTSRAMTVDVSASYGGAEVTGQSLAAQKVQIPAGAAQLVSWTLLAPDSKQLDGSGTLKWQMQASEQNVASPASDRLAVTQALIPSVPVTAMQATLLPIDARQPIDLRVAVPQGALSGPDGRARGGLEVTLQSSLAGGLPGVKQWFARYPYTCLEQLGSTALGLRSAKRWQTLMHQLPNYLDGDGLLTYFPGMRHGSEVLTAYLLVASNEAQALGLPFALPDAARESVERGLLAFVQGKIVRNSWAPQRDLDVRKLLVLEALSREGLVNARLLDSIAIAPDHWPTSAVIDWLAVLQRVPAIPNQAAQMKQARQVIMARLLIRGTELAFPDDAQNNWWWLMVSPEVNMAKLMLTTIGQPGWEDDIPRMAQGLLHAQTKGAWRTTTANLLGSLALEKFAQHYEKTPISGQVQVRLQSDPNGRTVNWDSLPEKAGVRMQGLFRPWSASSDTLLIEQKGPGQAWATVRSMAAVPVVKPVMAGYQISRTVTSVSQAVPGVWSRGDVYRVKIDIQSKTPSTWAVLTDPIPGGATILGSGLGRDSAIAASTADSEKNIWPSFVERGFDSYRAYYEYLPQGASSVEYTVRLNTVGQFHLPPTRIEAMYQPDVYGMVPNSAGLAVQAVKVP; encoded by the coding sequence ATGATAGGCATCAGAACACTTGCTCTGGGATTGTTTTTGCTTGCGTCGGGTGCGTGGGGCGCGCAGATAGCACAGCTTTCGCCGCAGGGGCAGGTGGCCCGGATTGAAAGCGTCAAGGCCACATTCGATGTTCCCGTCATTGAATTCGGCAACGCGCAGGCGGCGCCGCCGCTGGATGTCGTGTGCGACGACGTGGCGGTCAAGGGTAGCGGGCGCTGGGTTGATGGCAGGCACTGGACTTACGTTTTCACGACCGCTCCGGGGCCTGGGGTGCATTGCTCGGCACAGGTTCGGCCGGCCTTCCGTACGCTTGCCGGCCAGGCCCTGTCGGGCAAGACTCTGTTTGCCTTTCAGACCGGTGGCCCGATCGTCGCCGATTCGCGGCCTTACGATTCCACCATCGATGAAGACCAGGCTTTTGTGCTGCATTTCAATGGGGCTGTGGCGCCTGAGTCGTTGCTGGCCAGTACTTCGTGCCTGGTTGAAGGCTTGGGCGAAGCCGTGCCGGTGCGCCTGATTACCGGCGATGCACGCAAGGCTATTTTGAAAGCCAGCTATTTTCCCGAGAAAGCGGCGGGCGATGCGGCCATTCAGGTGCTGCAGTGCAAGCGCCGCCTGCCCGCCAATGCCAAAATGCAATTGAAGGTCGGCCCCGGCGTCAAGACACTGTCGGGGGTTGCTTCGTTAAAAGCCGAAACACTGGACTATACGGTGCGTGAGCCATTCAAGGCCACCTTCAGTTGCCAGCGGGAAAATGCCAAGGCGGCGTGTACGCCTGTACTGCCTATCAGACTCGACTTCAATGCCCCCATATCTTACGACGATGCGCAGAAAATCCGCCTGAAGACGCCATCGGGCGAACGGGCGCCGTCCATGGAGAAAGGGGCGGAGCGAACGGCACTCGTCAACCAGGTTCAGTTCGATGGGCCGCTTCCCGAACTGGCCGACCTTAGCATCATAGTGCCCGTGGGTCTGAAAGACGACGCCGGACGTGCGCTGGCCAATGCCGATCAGTTTCCGCTTTCTACCCGGACCGCGGCGTTTCCGCCTTTGGTGAAATTCGCGGCGGCGCCGTTCGGCGTGATCGAGCGTTTCGCCAATCAGCCGGACGGAGGTTCGGAGGCCGACTACCCAGCCAGCGTTCCTCTGACCGTGCGCAATGTCGAAGCGGCTTTGCCTGGCAAGGAACTCAGCGTTTCTACGGGCAAGGTGCGCGACTACACGCCGCAGGATGACGTCGATGTGCTGCACTGGTTTGCACGGATCCGGCGGTTTCATGAAAACACTTGGACGCCCAGGCAGATCAAAGCGATCATGGCGGACAAGAAACCCGGGTCCGACAAAGGCCAAAGCATCAATACCCGCGAAATTTCGGTGCTCGATACGCAAGCGGCGGCTCGACAATTGAAGTTGCCCGGGGCGACCAAGGACGACCCCAGGCCGTTCGAGGTTATTGGCATTCCGGTCGAGCCGGGTTTTCATGTCATCGAGATTGAATCGGCGCGCTTGGGCAATGCCTTGATCGAACCGAAAAAGCCGATGTTCGTACGCACTTCGGTGCTGGTTACCAATCTCGGGGTGCATCTCAAGCGCGGCCGCGACGACGTGCTGGCCTGGGTCACTACGCTCGACGAAGGCAAGGTGGTGCCGGATGCGGCAATCGCGGTACTTAGTTGTTCCGGCCAATTGCTGGCCACGGGCAAGACCAATGCCCAGGGCATATGGCATTATCCCAAGGCGCTTGCAAGCCCCGAATCCTGCGCAGACACGGGTTTGAGCGGAATCTTTGTATCGGCCCGGATTCCCGCCAGCCATCCGCTGGCCCGCCACAAGGCCGATTTTGCCTTTGTGTTTTCGGGCTGGGACCAAGGCATCGAGTCGTGGCGTTTCAATGTGCCCACCGACACCAGCCCCTGGCTGTCGGTGGTGGCGCATACGGTGTTTGACCGTACCTTGCTGCGTGCCGGCGAAACAGTGTCGATGAAGCATTTCATACGCAATCAAACCCGCCATGGCCTGGCCGTGCCTAATCCCGATAAATTGCCAAACACCCTGGTGATCGAACACCAGGGCTCCGATCAACGCTATGAGCAGTCGCTGGTCTGGTCGAGTACATCGTCAGGGGGACTGAGCGCCGCAAGCCAGTTCGCGATTCCGGCAACGGCCAAGCTGGGCAACTATAGCGTGACGCTGGTGCGCCGGCATGCCCATGCTGCCGAAGCGGGCGACGACAGGCCGGACGATATGCCGAGCAGCGGGCAGGATAGCAGTCTGTATGGCGGCGATTTTCGGGTAGAGGCTTTCAAGTTGCCGGTGCTCACAGGCAGTTTGAAGATCAGCAGCCAGGCGGGGAGCGGGGCGCTTGTGGCCCCCAAGGCACTGAATGCCGATGTACAGATTGCCTACGTCTCGGGCGGTGCCGCGGGGCAACTGCCTGTAAGCCTGTCTGGTGTGGCGCGCGACAAGTCTGTGCGCTTCGATGGGTATGAAGACTATTCGTTCGAAGAGCCCAAGGCGGGGGATGCGAATCGGGATGAAGGCACCGACGAGATGGAAGCCGAATCGCCGTCCGCTTCCGACGACGCCCAGTCGCTGTTTATGAATAAAAAATCGATAGTGCTGGATGCCCAGGGCGGCGGGCGTCTGGCGATCGATTCCCTGCCCGAATTCAAGCGAGCGCAAGACCTGCTGTTTGAAGCCAGTTTTGCCGATCCGAATGGCGAGATCCAGACCCTGAGCCAAACCGTGCCGGTATGGCCGGCCAGTGTGCTGGCGGGCATACATTCGGAAAGCTGGGTGCAGATGGGGCAGCCCACGGCGGTACGTGGCGTGGCGCTTTCGCCCGCCGGCCAGCCTCAGGCCAATGTCGCCATGACCGTCAGTGCGGTGCGTTCCACTACGTATTCGATTCGCAAGCGCATGGTGGGCGGTTTCTACAGCTACGACAGTCATGTCGAGACCCGGGATCTGGGTACGGTGTGCCAGGGTAAAACCGACGATAAGGGTTTGCTGGAGTGTTCGGTCGACCTGAAAGAGGCCGGCTCGATCCAACTGGTGGCCAGTGTCGCGGATGCGCAAGGCCATGTATCGCGTGCGGCTTCGACAATCTGGGTGGTAGGGTCTGCCGATTTGTGGTTTGGAGGGCAGAACGACGATCGCATTGATGTCATCCCCGAAAAGAAGGCCTACAAGCCGGGGGAAACAGCCCGTTTTCAGGTGCGCATGCCTTTTCGCGAAGCGACGGCACTGGTCGCGGTTGAACGCGAGGGTGTATTGGCCACGCAGGTAGTGACGCTATCCGGAGTCGATCCCAGCGTCAGCGTGCCCATCAAACCTGAGTGGGGGCCTAATGTCTATGTCTCGGTGCTGGTGTTGCGCGGGCGTTTGCGCGAAGTGCCCTGGTATTCGTTCTTTACCTGGGGCTGGCAGCAGCCCCGCGTCTGGTACAGCGCATATACAGGCAAGGGCCGGGAATCTTATGCCGCCCCGACCGCGTTGGTCGATTTGTCCAAACCGGCCTTCCGTTATGGCCTGGCTGAAATCCAGGTGTCCGATACCCAGGATCAATTGATCGTCAAGGTGAGTGCCGACAAAAGCACTTACCAGGTCCGGGGCAAGGCAAAGGTAACGGTGCAGGTCAGCCTGCCCGATGGCAAGCCCGCGGCCAATGGCCAGGTGGCGTTTGCGGCGGTAGACCAGGCTTTGCTGGAGCTTTTGCCCAATAGCAGCTGGGATCTGTTGGGGGCCATGCGTCAGCGTCGCAGCTACGGTGTGGAAACATCGACAGCCCAGATGCAGATCGTCGGGCGACGTCATTATGGCCGCAAGGCCTTGCCCGCGGGCGGCGGCGGGGGCAAAAGCCCGACCCGCGAATTGCTGGATACGCTGTTGCTCTGGCAGCCCCTTGTGCAACTCGATCAGGATGGCAAGGCCCAACTGACCGTGCCCCTGAACGACTCCATCAGCCGCTTCAAGCTGGTGGCCATCGCCGATTACGGCGCCGGGCGTTTCGGCACAGGCAGCACCAGTGTCGCCACGACCCAGGATCTGCAATTGATTTCCGGCTTGCCGGCTTTGGTCCGAAGCGGCGACCGTTATCAGGCCACGGTGACCGTGCGCAATACCACTTCGCGAGCGATGACTGTCGATGTGAGCGCCAGCTACGGCGGTGCGGAGGTGACGGGGCAATCGCTTGCCGCGCAAAAAGTGCAGATTCCCGCCGGTGCCGCACAGCTTGTCAGCTGGACTTTGCTGGCGCCCGACAGCAAACAGCTCGATGGCTCAGGCACGCTGAAATGGCAGATGCAGGCCAGTGAACAGAACGTCGCATCCCCGGCTTCGGATCGCCTGGCCGTGACGCAAGCCTTGATACCCAGCGTGCCGGTGACCGCCATGCAAGCGACTTTGCTGCCTATTGATGCGCGACAACCCATCGATTTGCGTGTTGCCGTGCCGCAAGGAGCGCTGAGCGGTCCCGACGGCCGTGCGCGCGGCGGCCTGGAGGTGACTCTTCAATCGTCGCTGGCGGGAGGTTTGCCGGGTGTCAAGCAGTGGTTCGCGCGCTACCCGTACACCTGCCTTGAGCAACTTGGGTCCACGGCTTTGGGCCTGCGCAGCGCCAAGCGCTGGCAGACGCTCATGCATCAATTGCCCAATTACCTGGATGGCGATGGTTTGCTGACGTATTTTCCAGGCATGCGCCACGGCAGCGAAGTGCTGACAGCCTATCTGCTGGTCGCCAGCAACGAGGCGCAGGCGCTGGGCCTGCCGTTTGCCTTGCCCGATGCGGCCAGGGAATCCGTGGAGCGGGGCTTGCTGGCGTTTGTCCAGGGGAAAATAGTGCGCAATTCCTGGGCCCCGCAGCGTGACCTGGACGTGCGCAAGCTGCTGGTCCTGGAGGCGCTATCGCGCGAAGGGCTGGTCAATGCGCGGCTGCTCGACAGCATTGCCATTGCTCCCGATCATTGGCCGACCTCGGCGGTGATCGATTGGCTGGCGGTGTTGCAGCGAGTGCCGGCAATACCCAATCAGGCGGCGCAAATGAAGCAGGCACGGCAGGTCATCATGGCGCGCCTGCTGATCCGTGGGACCGAGCTGGCGTTTCCCGACGATGCCCAGAACAACTGGTGGTGGCTGATGGTCAGTCCCGAGGTGAATATGGCCAAGCTTATGTTGACGACCATCGGCCAGCCGGGATGGGAAGACGATATTCCGCGCATGGCGCAAGGCTTGCTGCATGCGCAGACCAAAGGGGCATGGCGCACAACCACAGCCAACCTCCTGGGCAGCCTGGCGCTCGAGAAATTTGCGCAGCATTACGAGAAAACGCCGATTTCAGGCCAGGTCCAGGTCCGTTTGCAGTCGGATCCCAATGGCCGAACTGTCAATTGGGACTCCCTGCCCGAGAAGGCCGGAGTCCGCATGCAAGGCCTGTTCCGCCCCTGGTCCGCGTCGTCGGATACTTTGCTGATCGAGCAGAAGGGCCCGGGTCAGGCGTGGGCAACCGTGAGATCGATGGCCGCCGTGCCTGTTGTCAAGCCGGTAATGGCGGGTTATCAGATCTCGCGTACGGTGACCTCGGTTTCCCAGGCTGTACCGGGGGTATGGTCGCGCGGCGACGTGTATCGCGTCAAGATCGATATCCAGTCTAAAACCCCCAGCACCTGGGCGGTTTTGACCGATCCGATACCCGGTGGCGCAACCATCCTGGGCAGCGGCCTGGGCCGTGATTCGGCCATAGCCGCCAGTACCGCAGATAGCGAGAAAAACATATGGCCCAGTTTCGTCGAACGCGGCTTTGATTCTTATCGCGCTTACTACGAGTACCTGCCGCAAGGTGCCAGCAGCGTTGAATATACGGTTCGCTTGAATACCGTGGGTCAGTTTCACTTGCCGCCAACCCGCATCGAGGCCATGTACCAGCCCGATGTGTACGGCATGGTGCCCAATAGCGCGGGCCTGGCGGTGCAGGCCGTCAAGGTGCCGTAG